In the Mesorhizobium sp. M1D.F.Ca.ET.043.01.1.1 genome, AAGGGCCGCAACGTCGTCATCGACAAGTCGTTCGGCGCCCCGCGCATCACCAAGGACGGCGTCACCGTCGCCAAGGAGATCGAGCTTGAGGACAAGTTCGAGAACATGGGCGCCCAGATGGTCCGCGAAGTCGCTTCGAAGACCAACGACATCGCCGGCGACGGCACGACCACCGCGACCGTTCTCGCCCAGGCGATCGTGCAGGAAGGCAACAAGGCCGTTGCCGCTGGCATGAACCCGATGGACCTCAAGCGCGGCATCGACCTCGCCGTCAGCGAAGTCGTCACCGCCCTCGGCAAGGCTGCCAAGAAGATCAAGACTTCGGAAGAAGTCGCTCAGGTCGGCACGATCTCGGCCAATGGCGACGAGTCGGTCGGCAAGATGATCGCGGAAGCGATGCAGAAGGTCGGCAACGAAGGCGTCATCACCGTCGAGGAAGCGAAGACCGCCGAGACCGAGCTGGAAGTCGTCGAAGGCATGCAGTTCGACCGCGGCTACCTGTCGCCCTACTTCGTCACCAACGCCGACAAGATGGTCGCCGATCTGGAAGACGCCTACATCCTGCTGCACGAGAAGAAGCTCTCCAACCTGCAGGCCATGCTGCCGGTCCTGGAAGCCGTCGTTCAGACCTCGAAGCCGCTGCTCATCATCTCGGAAGACGTCGAAGGCGAGGCTCTGGCCACGCTGGTCGTCAACAAGCTGCGCGGCGGCCTGAAGATCGCCGCCGTCAAGGCGCCGGGCTTCGGTGACCGCCGCAAGGCCATGCTGGAAGACATCGCCATCCTCACCGGTGGCCAGGTCATCTCGGAAGACCTCGGCATCAAGCTCGAGAATGTCGGCCTCAACATGCTCGGCCGCGCCAAGAAGGTGTCGATCTCCAAGGAGAACACCACCATCGTCGACGGCGCCGGCAAGAAGGCCGAGATCCAGGGCCGCGTCGCCCAGATCAAGCAGCAGATCGAGGAGACCACCTCGGACTACGACAAGGAGAAGCTGCAGGAACGTCTGGCGAAGCTCGCCGGCGGCGTTGCCGTGATCCGCGTCGGCGGTGCGACCGAAGTGGAAGTCAAGGAAAAGAAGGACCGCGTTGACGACGCTCTGAACGCGACCCGCGCGGCTGTGGAAGAAGGCATCGTCGCCGGCGGTGGCGTTGCGCTGCTGCGCGCTTCGGCCAATGTCAAGGCCACCGGCGTCAACTCCGACCAGGCTGCCGGCATCAACATCGTTCGTCGCGCGCTGCAGTCTCCGGCTCGCCAGATCGCTGCCAACGCTGGTGCGGAAGCTTCGATCGTCGCTGGCAAGATCCTCGAGAACAAGGGCGCTACCTTCGGCTTCAACGCCCAGACCGGCGAGTATGGCGACATGATCGCCATGGGCATCGTCGACCCGGTCAAGGTCGTGCGCACCGCTCTCCAGGACGCGGCCTCGGTCGCCGGCCTGCTCGTCACCACCGAAGCCATGATCGCCGAGGCTCCGAAGAAGGAAGCCGCCGGCGGTATGCCGGGCGGCATGCCTGGCGGCGGCATGGGTGGCATGGGCGGCATGGACTTCTAAGAAGTCCATAAAGCACGCCCATCAACTAACATTGCTCAAGCCCGCAAGCGGGCTTGAGTGGCGGCATGGACTTCTAAGAAGTCCTGTCCCATCGCGAATAAGAAAGGGCGGCAGAAATGCCGCCCTTTTTCGTTAGGCTCGTTTGATTTTGCACTCGGTGACCTTCGCCACGCAGTCGACTCACGCGCCCGCATCGTCGAGGCCACGAGTTATGTGAAGGAATAGGGCCTGGCGCGAAGAACCGCGCTCAGGCCCAGCCCGGCATCCCCCCGCCAAGGTTTGGATTCCGGGCAACTCGCCTTACCGCGTCGCTTTAGCGCGCGACCCTGTTGAGCTTCACGAAAGTCCTGGGGCTGCGCTGGATCGTCTGGAAGATCACGCAGTAGCGGTCGGTGAGCTCCATCAATTGCGTCAGCCGGTTCTGCGGAGCGTCCGTGTCGATGTCGAAGCGCAAGCGGATCTCCTCGAAGCCGACCGGTACGCCTTCGGTGACGCCCAGCGTGCCGCGAAGGTCGACGTCGCCCTCGGCGGAGATTTCCGCCGACTTGATCGGAATCTCGAGCACGGCGGCTGCCGCCCGCATCGAGACGCCGGCGCAGGCGATCAGCGCCTCCAGCAGCATGTCGCCGGAGCAAAGCTCCTGCCCGCTGCCGCCGGCCTTCGGATGGACGCCGGCCAGCGCAAGGCCGCGCCCGGTCTCGACCTTGCAGGTCACGTGTGAGTCGTCGGCGCTACCCTTGGCCTTCAGCGTAAGAAGCGCCGCCCGGGCATCCCTGCGATATAGATCCTTGATCGGCTCCTGCGTGGCGCGAAATGTCGCGATGTCCATGCATGTTCTCCTGTCGTTGAATATGATTCCTGGAAATCGTGGGTCATCGCCTTGGAACTACTCAGGCACGCTCACGCCGGAGCCGCCCAGCTCGGCAGGAAAATCCTTCAGCTTCGGCAATCCGTCCTTCATCGGCAGGACCGTCTCGGCGTAGTTGACGTGGACCCCCGGCGCGAATTCCAGCGTCGGTATCGTGGCCGCGTAGACGTCGACCAGGCCGAGCGGCGGATGATCGGTCATCAGATGGCCGCCGCATTTGGTGCAGAACCGGCGATCGCTCATCGCCGACTTCTCGAAGCCGGACAGGAATTCCGCGCCCCTGGTGACCTTGACGTTTTCCGGCTTCCACAGCGTGAAGGCGTTCACGGGAGAGGCCGACCACGACCGACAGGAACTGCAGTGGCAGTAGCCCATGGCTTCGGCCGATCCGTGGACTTCGATTTCCACGGCGCCGCAAAAACACCCGCCCTTATGTACCGTCATGACTTCCATCCTTCCTTGAGTTCGACTGCGCTCGAGCGCCCGACCAAGGACGCAGCTCAGCACCAGTGCGGGTTTAAGGCTTCCGGCAACGAACGGAATGACGCGGCGTCCGCCTCACTTGACAGCGCGTCCGGAACTCGAATGGGATGTCGCGCCGGGTTGCCGCGCAACCTACTAATGGCCGGGGATGGGATGGCCGGGGACGCTCTGTCTGACCTGTTGAAAACGGTGCGCCTCACCGGCGCGACGTTCTTCGACATCGCGGCGCAGGACCCATGGGCGGTCTGCTCGCCCTCGCCTTCCTCGATACTGCCGCGGATACTGCCGGGGGCGGATCATCTGATTTCCTACCACGTGCTGACGGAGGGCCGTTGCTTCGCCCGCATCATCGGCAAGGAGGCGATCCCCGTGGAAGCCGGCGAGGTCGTGGTCTTCACCAACAGCGACCCGCATATCATGTCGAGCACGCCCGACCTCGGGGCCGATCCGCCGACGGCAGATGTCCTCGAAATCGCCGCCGCCAGCCAGACGCCGTTCCCGATCAATTACGTCAAGGACGGAGCGATGTCGGCGCGGCTGGTCTGCGGCTATCTCGCCTGCGATGCCCTGCCCTTCAATCCGCTGCTCGAAGCGCTGCCGCCGTTCATCAAGGCGGGAGACGTGAAGGGCGATAGCGGCTGGCTCGGCCAGTTCATCAAGCTGGCGGTGTCGGAGGTCGCGGAAAAGCGGGCGGGCAGCGAGACGGTGCTCACCAAGCTCAGCGAACTGATGTTCGTCGACGTGCTGCGCCGCTACGTGGAATCGCTGCCGCCGCAGCACACCGGCTGGCTGACGGGCCTGCGCGATCCGCATCTGAGCAAGGCGCTGGCGCTGATCCATGATCGGCCCGCGCACAATTGGACATTGGAGGCGCTGGCCAAGGAATCCGCGCTGTCGCGCACGGTTCTCGCCGAGCGCTTCACCAGGCTCGTCGGCATGCCGCCGATGCACTATCTCGCCAAATGGCGCATGCAGATCGCCTCGGAATTGCTCAGCGCCGGCAACAGCAATGTCGCCAGCATCGCAGCCGAGATCGGCTACGAATCCGAGGCGGCATTCAGCCGTGCCTTCAAGAAGATGATCGGAGTCCCGCCCTCGGCCTGGCGTCTGGGTGTTCGGCCTGCGCCCAGTTCCGGAAGCGGCGAGGCTTCCGAAACCAAAGGCACGGATTGAGCTAACGATCCGCCAGCGCCAGCTTGGCGCCGAGCATGACGAAGGCGGCGGCGAAGCTGCGGCGCATCCAGGTCAGCACCCTTGGCCGCGACACGATATGGCTGCGGACCGAGGCGGCAAATACGCCGTAGACGGCAAAGACGACGAACGTCATCAGCATGAAGACGCCGGAGAGCTCCAGCATCTTGGCAAAAGCGTGCGGCTCGGTGGTGCTGACGAATTGCGGCAGGAAGGCAAAGAAGAAGATCGACAGTTTCGGGTTGAGGATGTTGACCAGGACGCCGGAGGTGATGACCTTGCCAGTCGAGCGCGGCGCGACGTTCTCGTCGATGCTCAAGCCGCCCCGCTCCTTCAGCGTGTTCCAGGCCATGTAGAGCAGGTATGCGACGCCGAGATACTTCAGCGTCTCGAAGGCGACGGCGCTGGTGTGCAGCACCGCGGCGAGGCCGGTGACGGCCGCCGCCATGTGCGGGATGATGCCCAGCGTGCAGGCAAAGGCAGCGATGATCGAGGCGCGCGCGCCACGCGAAAGGCCGGCGCTCAGCGTGTAGAGAACGCCGGTGCCGGGCGATGCGACGATGATCAGCGACGTCAACAGGAATTCAATGCTCACGATTTCCTCCATTATGCCGAGCCCCGAACCATACCCCATGGCTGTGCAGAATGGCAGATTTCCGCCAACGATGTTTCTATTAGGAACTATCTCGTAAGATGGCTTCCCATAGCCAGCAAGCCGATCTCGAAACCTCCATGCACTCATCTGAATGGCTGAAGTTTTGGCGCAAGCGACGCCCGGACGACGTTTCGCCCCACATCATGCTCGCCAATCTCTCGGGCGACGCGAACAAGCGCCTTGTTGCATTGCGATCTGCCATGCGAGCCTTCCCCGGCGTTGCACGCATTGGCGACGGGTCATGGAGATTGGGCCGCGAAACAGAGCTTCCCATTCGCCTGCACGCAATCCGGGCCATCTTCGTGACCTGGAGCGAATTCGTGTTCGTTGGTGTACGCAGCGATGCCCGGCGGGAAGCTTTCGATGCCCTTGCCGTGCCGCTGGCCAAACTCGATGAGGGCCTTCCGGACTTCTACAATCGCAACATCATAAGCAGCGACTATGCGGTCGCATCCTGGCAAGATGCAACTGAAGCTGCCCGGAGGGGAGTTTCGCTGGTCGAGGCAATTGATGCGCTCGCATTTCGGGACCTGCCGTTCGACCAGGGCCGTTCCTACAGGGATTTTCTCGACACACTAAGCATATACGGTCCAACCGGACGCGACGACATGGCCAGGTGGCGGGCGGCGCAACGCGCCGCGATCGGCGCGGATTGTGCTCTCTTGCAGGAGCAAGAGATGACGCAGGCGGAACTTGCGCTGGCGCCACTATGGCCCGATCCTGCCAGTGCCGCGCTGGAGACCAACCTCACGATGAGCCTGAGCGCACACAATATGCGAGACTTGGGGACCCAC is a window encoding:
- the groL gene encoding chaperonin GroEL (60 kDa chaperone family; promotes refolding of misfolded polypeptides especially under stressful conditions; forms two stacked rings of heptamers to form a barrel-shaped 14mer; ends can be capped by GroES; misfolded proteins enter the barrel where they are refolded when GroES binds), encoding MAAKDVKFSRDARERMLRGVNILADAVKVTLGPKGRNVVIDKSFGAPRITKDGVTVAKEIELEDKFENMGAQMVREVASKTNDIAGDGTTTATVLAQAIVQEGNKAVAAGMNPMDLKRGIDLAVSEVVTALGKAAKKIKTSEEVAQVGTISANGDESVGKMIAEAMQKVGNEGVITVEEAKTAETELEVVEGMQFDRGYLSPYFVTNADKMVADLEDAYILLHEKKLSNLQAMLPVLEAVVQTSKPLLIISEDVEGEALATLVVNKLRGGLKIAAVKAPGFGDRRKAMLEDIAILTGGQVISEDLGIKLENVGLNMLGRAKKVSISKENTTIVDGAGKKAEIQGRVAQIKQQIEETTSDYDKEKLQERLAKLAGGVAVIRVGGATEVEVKEKKDRVDDALNATRAAVEEGIVAGGGVALLRASANVKATGVNSDQAAGINIVRRALQSPARQIAANAGAEASIVAGKILENKGATFGFNAQTGEYGDMIAMGIVDPVKVVRTALQDAASVAGLLVTTEAMIAEAPKKEAAGGMPGGMPGGGMGGMGGMDF
- a CDS encoding OsmC family protein — translated: MDIATFRATQEPIKDLYRRDARAALLTLKAKGSADDSHVTCKVETGRGLALAGVHPKAGGSGQELCSGDMLLEALIACAGVSMRAAAAVLEIPIKSAEISAEGDVDLRGTLGVTEGVPVGFEEIRLRFDIDTDAPQNRLTQLMELTDRYCVIFQTIQRSPRTFVKLNRVAR
- a CDS encoding GFA family protein; this encodes MTVHKGGCFCGAVEIEVHGSAEAMGYCHCSSCRSWSASPVNAFTLWKPENVKVTRGAEFLSGFEKSAMSDRRFCTKCGGHLMTDHPPLGLVDVYAATIPTLEFAPGVHVNYAETVLPMKDGLPKLKDFPAELGGSGVSVPE
- a CDS encoding AraC family transcriptional regulator, which codes for MAGDALSDLLKTVRLTGATFFDIAAQDPWAVCSPSPSSILPRILPGADHLISYHVLTEGRCFARIIGKEAIPVEAGEVVVFTNSDPHIMSSTPDLGADPPTADVLEIAAASQTPFPINYVKDGAMSARLVCGYLACDALPFNPLLEALPPFIKAGDVKGDSGWLGQFIKLAVSEVAEKRAGSETVLTKLSELMFVDVLRRYVESLPPQHTGWLTGLRDPHLSKALALIHDRPAHNWTLEALAKESALSRTVLAERFTRLVGMPPMHYLAKWRMQIASELLSAGNSNVASIAAEIGYESEAAFSRAFKKMIGVPPSAWRLGVRPAPSSGSGEASETKGTD
- a CDS encoding LysE family translocator, with product MSIEFLLTSLIIVASPGTGVLYTLSAGLSRGARASIIAAFACTLGIIPHMAAAVTGLAAVLHTSAVAFETLKYLGVAYLLYMAWNTLKERGGLSIDENVAPRSTGKVITSGVLVNILNPKLSIFFFAFLPQFVSTTEPHAFAKMLELSGVFMLMTFVVFAVYGVFAASVRSHIVSRPRVLTWMRRSFAAAFVMLGAKLALADR